One Perognathus longimembris pacificus isolate PPM17 chromosome 2, ASM2315922v1, whole genome shotgun sequence DNA segment encodes these proteins:
- the Kiaa0895 gene encoding uncharacterized protein KIAA0895 homolog isoform X5 — protein MELTLQKYGSYEKFEQATGGSLLSKPRIWSHVRKYMMKEGCLGEIVVHLTEDLLSRASMTVVNGCPTLTINVSTAREHWLEGMLRHEIGTHYFRGINNLQQPWGSWVGRKKHELKPNNPTEEGLASIHSVLFRKDPFLWRAALLYYTVYQASQMSFCELFEDIGKFVKDPNTRWDYCVRAKRGWTDTSQPGCFSKDQVYLDGTLQILRNRRSIDFYLLTALGKVSYEDVDRLSGLAVTDKMRVPHFLQDHSRYMEHLEKIMEVNKLTDTELKALI, from the exons ATGGAGCTGACTTTACAGAAATATGGAAGCTATGAGAAATTTGAACAAGCCACTGGTGGTAGCTTGCTGTCTAAGCCTCGGATCTGGAGTCATGTTAGGAAGTACATGATGAAGGAGGGCTGCCTGGGAGAG ATTGTAGTTCATCTCACTGAAGACCTGCTTTCACGAGCTTCAATGACAGTAGTCAATGGATGTCCAACTCTGACCATCAATGTTTCAACGGCCCGGGAGCACTGGCTGGAGGGAATGCTGAGGCATGAGATAG GCACACATTATTTTCGAGGAATCAACAACCTTCAGCAGCCATGGGGCAGTTGGGTTGGACGTAAAAAACATGAGCTAAAGCCCAACAACCCTACAGAGGAGGGACTGGCGAGCATCCACAGTGTCCTGTTTAGAAAAGACCCCTTTCTGTGGAGGGCTGCCCTTCTCTACTACACTGTGTATCAAGCCAGCCAGATGTCATTCTGTGAACTCTTCGAAGACATTGGCAAGTTTGTCAAGGACCCTAACACCCGATGGGATTATTGTGTACGAGCCAAGAGGGGATGGACCGACACTTCCCAGCCCG GGTGCTTCAGTAAAGACCAAGTGTACTTGGACGGAACCCTCCAGATCCTCCGAAACAGGCGCTCTATAGACTTCTACCTGCTGACCGCCCTGGGAAAG GTTTCCTATGAAGATGTGGATCGCTTAAGCGGACTGGCCGTTACCGACAAAATGCGCGTCCCTCACTTCCTGCAGGACCACAGTCGATACATGGAGCACTTGGAGAAGATCATGGAAGTGAACAAACTGACTGACACAGAACTGAAAGCCCTCATCTAG